From a single Pseudobutyrivibrio xylanivorans genomic region:
- a CDS encoding DUF3847 domain-containing protein: MEKLNEQEVTNTFVTPPKLTKARRDLEKATTSYEKSIKRCERFQHELTKLENKAKQQSKQERKRRTHRLCTRAGHIESLLPETKELTDNQFMAVYDALFSIPAIQKKVAELICKVKEEY, from the coding sequence ATGGAAAAACTGAATGAACAGGAAGTAACTAACACTTTCGTTACTCCACCAAAGCTTACTAAAGCAAGAAGAGATTTAGAGAAAGCTACTACATCTTATGAAAAATCAATCAAAAGGTGTGAGCGTTTTCAGCATGAACTCACAAAGCTTGAGAACAAAGCTAAGCAACAAAGTAAACAAGAACGTAAGCGAAGAACTCACAGACTTTGCACAAGAGCAGGTCACATAGAATCTTTGCTTCCAGAAACAAAAGAGCTAACAGATAACCAATTCATGGCAGTCTATGATGCTCTTTTTTCTATTCCAGCAATTCAGAAAAAAGTTGCAGAACTCATCTGCAAGGTAAAGGAGGAATACTAA
- the mobQ gene encoding MobQ family relaxase, with amino-acid sequence MALYHFHVTQVSRGKGQSATATDAYITGERIHDDYYGKIHDYTKKEGVLFKELLLPDYAPERLRDRETLFNEIERIEKHPKAQLCYNFNFALQNELTYEENLEIAQRFIKENFLAKGMIVDYAVHNPDRDGGIPNPHVHMLIPIRPLNKDGTWGEKQKREYLLDENGERIKKTNGKYVFNAVPTTDWGSPETLNAWRKAYADIFNKAFEDKGLSCKIDNRSYAEQGLDILPTVHEGPHVRAMEAKGIRTEIGDENRRIKAFNEMITKLSTNLQDLFEWLSDFLKSCHKQKIYVPSLGELVNDYYSKRNDNAWSRKGKTKNLKAHAKTILFLTQNNISSMEELTSFVRKAYRDSDELSTDISRIDDRIKDIKKAFRYLEMYAKYKPVYDKQFTFKLKRNHQKYKDEHCDELNRYHLAKRMLDNFWCGQQPNWSVLKNELVALEKKRTDIALIYDKCHDTAVEAYQIKKIAEEMMRMQQEDVHVVTRKRNHDMER; translated from the coding sequence ATGGCACTATATCACTTTCATGTTACGCAAGTTAGTCGTGGTAAAGGGCAAAGTGCAACAGCAACAGATGCGTACATCACAGGCGAGAGGATTCATGATGATTACTATGGAAAGATTCATGATTACACAAAGAAGGAAGGTGTCCTATTCAAAGAACTGTTGCTTCCAGACTATGCACCTGAAAGACTTCGTGATAGAGAAACACTTTTCAACGAAATTGAAAGAATCGAAAAGCATCCTAAAGCTCAGCTTTGCTATAACTTCAATTTTGCGCTTCAAAATGAATTAACCTATGAAGAAAATCTTGAGATAGCCCAGAGGTTTATAAAAGAAAACTTTCTAGCAAAAGGAATGATTGTAGACTATGCAGTTCATAATCCTGATAGAGATGGTGGCATCCCTAATCCTCATGTACACATGTTAATCCCTATCAGACCGCTTAATAAAGATGGAACCTGGGGTGAAAAGCAAAAGCGCGAATATCTCCTGGATGAAAATGGTGAGCGTATAAAAAAAACGAACGGTAAGTATGTTTTCAATGCGGTCCCAACAACAGACTGGGGTTCTCCTGAAACACTTAATGCCTGGCGCAAAGCTTATGCGGATATATTTAATAAAGCTTTTGAGGACAAAGGACTAAGCTGTAAGATTGATAATCGTTCTTATGCTGAACAAGGGCTTGATATTCTACCAACAGTCCATGAAGGACCTCATGTAAGAGCTATGGAAGCTAAAGGCATTAGAACTGAGATTGGTGATGAGAATCGAAGGATAAAAGCATTCAATGAAATGATTACAAAGCTTTCTACTAACTTACAGGATTTATTTGAATGGCTTTCTGATTTCTTGAAAAGCTGTCATAAGCAAAAGATTTATGTTCCTTCACTTGGAGAGCTTGTTAACGATTACTATAGCAAGCGAAATGACAATGCTTGGAGCAGAAAAGGAAAAACTAAAAATCTAAAAGCTCATGCAAAGACAATTCTATTTCTAACTCAAAATAATATTTCATCTATGGAGGAACTAACAAGTTTTGTTCGTAAAGCCTACAGAGATTCAGATGAATTATCAACAGATATTTCACGCATAGATGATCGAATTAAAGATATTAAAAAAGCCTTTAGATATCTGGAAATGTATGCAAAGTACAAACCAGTTTATGACAAACAATTCACTTTCAAATTGAAGAGGAATCATCAGAAATATAAAGATGAGCATTGTGACGAATTGAACCGATACCACCTAGCAAAGCGAATGCTTGATAACTTTTGGTGTGGTCAACAGCCTAATTGGTCAGTGTTAAAGAATGAATTGGTAGCTCTTGAAAAGAAAAGAACTGATATAGCGCTTATATACGACAAATGTCATGATACCGCGGTTGAAGCTTATCAGATTAAAAAGATTGCAGAAGAAATGATGAGAATGCAACAAGAAGATGTTCACGTTGTTACAAGAAAACGTAATCACGATATGGAAAGATAA
- a CDS encoding CHC2 zinc finger domain-containing protein — MNIFKEVKSAVSVKDAAIFYGMNLNRNGLCQCPFHNDKTPSLKVDIRYYCFGCGATGDVVDFVGKLFSLPPLAAANKIANDFGLDCGVLSPHKQSSKPTKQNSIILQKNNEYQIQRAFDLYVRDALFSLHEYREKLRMFKQNYAPTMEQGLDNCHPLFEEALMNLDRIDWMIDELTFGYRDEQINFINTYKGEIENVKRRNEELN, encoded by the coding sequence TTGAATATTTTTAAAGAAGTTAAGTCGGCTGTGTCTGTTAAGGATGCAGCCATTTTTTATGGAATGAATCTAAACAGAAATGGATTGTGCCAGTGTCCATTTCACAATGATAAGACACCAAGCCTTAAGGTGGATATCAGATATTACTGTTTTGGATGTGGTGCTACTGGTGATGTTGTTGATTTCGTTGGCAAACTTTTTAGTCTGCCACCACTTGCTGCAGCTAATAAAATTGCAAATGATTTTGGCTTAGACTGCGGAGTTTTATCACCACATAAGCAATCGTCAAAGCCAACTAAACAAAATTCAATTATCCTACAAAAGAATAATGAATATCAGATTCAAAGAGCATTCGACTTATATGTCCGAGATGCTCTTTTTTCTTTACATGAATACAGAGAAAAGCTTCGTATGTTCAAACAAAACTATGCTCCAACAATGGAGCAAGGCTTAGATAACTGCCATCCGCTTTTTGAAGAAGCTCTCATGAATCTAGACCGTATCGACTGGATGATTGACGAACTGACTTTCGGTTACCGAGATGAGCAGATTAATTTTATAAACACTTACAAAGGAGAGATTGAGAATGTTAAGAGAAGAAATGAAGAACTCAACTAG
- a CDS encoding virulence-associated E family protein: MLREEMKNSTSLSDNSYKMITTILESEGYKITPPDKDEGNDVASMLEIDEKGKVLQSNYNCQYALRNDPVLKGAIKFNELSQKYDICKDLGWHRESPSFSDTDLDNIITYLETMYHLKNDKMIERAVRVVGKENRYHPIREKLLSLKWDGKSRIGDALHYFLGVEKTKLATESLKVFMLGAVARVFEPGKKFELMLCLVGGQGAGKSTFLRFLAMDDIYFSDDIKRLDDDRAFQRLQGHWIIEMPEMLAVLNSKMVEETKSFVSRQYDNYRAPYDKYAVDHPRQCVFAGTSNKSQFLPMDKSGNRRFLPIEVHMENAECHILDNEAHSRAYIEQLWAEIMVIYKSGDYSLTLPKELNDELLKTQERYSPEDPIETAIRNYLEEKKPEYVCIRMLFLEALNHAAYETAAQWESNAISEIMDQKMNDYAKLTSHRFKEYGTQRAWRRINLPDFEPDINEDENPFID, from the coding sequence ATGTTAAGAGAAGAAATGAAGAACTCAACTAGTCTATCAGATAATAGCTACAAAATGATAACTACAATACTCGAAAGCGAGGGCTACAAAATTACACCGCCTGATAAGGATGAAGGCAATGATGTTGCTTCAATGCTTGAGATTGATGAAAAAGGAAAGGTACTGCAAAGCAATTACAACTGCCAGTACGCTCTTAGAAATGATCCAGTATTGAAAGGTGCCATTAAGTTCAATGAACTCAGCCAGAAATACGATATATGCAAAGACTTAGGCTGGCACAGAGAATCTCCCAGCTTTTCTGACACTGATTTAGACAACATCATAACTTATCTTGAAACAATGTATCACCTTAAGAACGACAAAATGATTGAACGAGCTGTCAGAGTTGTTGGAAAGGAAAATAGATATCATCCTATCAGAGAAAAGCTTCTATCTCTTAAATGGGACGGGAAAAGTCGCATAGGTGATGCGCTTCATTATTTCTTAGGAGTTGAGAAGACAAAGCTTGCTACAGAATCACTTAAGGTGTTTATGCTGGGAGCTGTTGCTAGAGTCTTTGAACCAGGTAAAAAGTTTGAACTTATGCTTTGCCTGGTAGGTGGACAAGGTGCAGGTAAATCCACTTTTCTAAGATTCCTGGCAATGGATGATATTTATTTCTCTGATGACATCAAAAGACTAGATGATGACAGAGCTTTTCAACGTTTGCAGGGACACTGGATTATCGAAATGCCAGAAATGCTTGCTGTATTGAATTCAAAGATGGTTGAAGAAACAAAGTCGTTTGTAAGTCGTCAATACGATAATTACAGAGCCCCATATGATAAGTATGCAGTAGACCATCCCAGACAGTGTGTATTTGCTGGAACATCAAACAAATCACAGTTCCTTCCTATGGATAAATCAGGTAACAGACGATTTCTTCCTATTGAAGTTCACATGGAAAACGCTGAGTGCCACATCCTTGATAATGAAGCTCATTCTAGAGCTTATATCGAACAGCTATGGGCTGAAATTATGGTCATTTATAAGTCAGGCGATTATTCACTTACGCTTCCTAAGGAGCTAAATGACGAGCTTTTAAAGACACAGGAAAGATATTCTCCTGAGGACCCAATAGAAACAGCAATAAGGAACTATCTTGAAGAAAAGAAACCAGAATATGTCTGCATTAGAATGCTTTTTCTCGAAGCACTTAATCATGCAGCCTATGAAACAGCAGCTCAATGGGAATCAAACGCAATATCAGAAATCATGGATCAAAAAATGAACGACTACGCAAAGCTGACAAGCCATAGATTTAAAGAATATGGAACACAACGAGCCTGGCGAAGAATTAATCTACCAGACTTTGAACCTGATATCAACGAAGATGAAAATCCATTTATTGATTAG
- a CDS encoding tyrosine-type recombinase/integrase, whose amino-acid sequence MGNNVDVLEVFKARKSLESQREFLNVQHSLGIIDADGVRNELELISKKEQAIRDRLVLNSHVTADGLPRSIAHHEPTPNNPKDYYSTKMPDGKKIKAVTYDGLMEKLFAYYTTGIRDYSIESVFNAALHEKEVTENPKANTLAKNRVDFKHYISKELASKDIRNVNDLILKQYTQEWVNREHPKQKAFFSYKGILNLIFDYAYAHKIIPTNPVEMIKNKPYMKSCDTRKAKPEDKILSPEEIDIIKDEIRYRMTKKKWGSYYINGYAALFAIETGVRVGELCALKWEDILATSIHIHAQQLSVKENGQKVYYYDTCTKNEKGISQDGREFPLTRKIKNLLLEIKDKQDALGIDSEFIFCNEDGDWIKKDAYETFLRRLCQSKGFHVTNNHALRMSLNSNVLLPMGISVADRAAMLGHSIQTNLQFYSFAKKDYLENVRDLLDSQDDSNEGTLREPLKIIPFSKKESPEALISQCF is encoded by the coding sequence ATGGGAAATAATGTAGATGTATTAGAAGTTTTTAAAGCACGTAAATCACTTGAAAGCCAAAGGGAGTTCTTGAATGTACAACACTCCTTGGGTATTATAGACGCAGACGGTGTCAGAAATGAACTAGAATTGATATCAAAAAAAGAACAAGCTATACGTGACAGACTGGTACTAAACAGTCATGTTACAGCTGATGGGTTACCTCGTTCAATAGCCCATCACGAGCCAACACCTAATAATCCCAAAGATTATTACAGTACTAAAATGCCTGATGGCAAAAAGATAAAAGCTGTCACCTATGATGGGCTTATGGAAAAGCTTTTTGCTTATTACACAACAGGTATCAGGGATTACTCTATTGAATCTGTTTTCAATGCTGCATTGCATGAAAAAGAAGTGACAGAGAATCCGAAGGCAAACACTCTCGCAAAGAATAGAGTTGATTTTAAACACTACATTTCAAAAGAGCTTGCCTCAAAGGATATCAGAAACGTCAATGACTTAATCCTTAAGCAATACACTCAGGAATGGGTCAATAGAGAACATCCAAAGCAAAAGGCATTCTTTAGCTACAAAGGTATTCTTAACCTCATATTTGACTATGCTTACGCTCATAAGATTATCCCTACTAATCCAGTGGAGATGATTAAAAACAAGCCTTATATGAAGTCCTGCGATACCAGAAAAGCTAAGCCAGAGGATAAGATTCTTTCCCCAGAAGAAATCGATATCATCAAAGATGAAATAAGATATCGTATGACTAAGAAGAAATGGGGAAGCTATTATATCAATGGCTATGCAGCGCTTTTTGCTATTGAAACAGGTGTCCGTGTTGGTGAGCTCTGTGCTCTTAAATGGGAGGATATTTTAGCTACATCTATTCATATCCATGCACAGCAGCTTTCAGTTAAAGAGAACGGACAAAAAGTTTATTACTATGACACTTGTACAAAGAATGAGAAAGGCATTTCTCAGGATGGTAGAGAGTTTCCACTTACTAGGAAAATTAAGAACTTACTTCTTGAAATAAAAGATAAGCAGGATGCTCTTGGAATTGATTCAGAATTCATTTTCTGCAATGAAGATGGTGACTGGATTAAAAAGGATGCATACGAAACTTTCCTCAGACGATTATGTCAGTCAAAAGGTTTCCATGTAACCAACAACCATGCTCTTAGAATGTCACTTAATTCAAATGTACTTTTACCAATGGGGATTTCTGTTGCAGATAGAGCAGCAATGTTAGGTCATTCAATTCAGACCAACTTGCAGTTCTACAGCTTTGCAAAGAAAGACTACTTAGAAAATGTAAGAGATTTACTGGACTCACAGGACGATAGCAACGAGGGAACCCTTAGGGAACCCCTCAAAATCATCCCTTTTTCCAAAAAAGAAAGCCCAGAAGCATTGATTTCTCAATGTTTCTAG
- a CDS encoding PD-(D/E)XK nuclease family transposase: protein MTDINAKVAEQNDAKVKKLVDDMTLFDDDLMTLVFNQNIPATELLLRIILGRKIQVTDIEVQEELRSPIVGGRDITLDVHAIDVNGDEIDIEVQGSSEGAHVRRPRFHSAVIDSRMLKEGDAFKILKDSYVIFIYKHDKFGKGLPIYRADRIVLETGEPLNDGSHIIYVNGKYKGNDEIGMLMHDFNSKTSDGMYYKELAEGLHHFKETEEGRDVMCESVKKYAAEFAEEYKTEDKIETVKNLMTNMKWTLEQTLTNMGVSDRERAIITQQLQK, encoded by the coding sequence ATGACAGATATAAACGCAAAAGTTGCGGAGCAGAATGATGCTAAGGTTAAGAAGCTTGTCGATGATATGACACTTTTCGACGATGATTTAATGACTTTAGTATTCAACCAAAATATTCCAGCAACAGAACTTCTTTTGAGAATTATTCTTGGAAGAAAAATACAAGTAACTGATATTGAAGTTCAAGAGGAATTAAGGAGTCCTATAGTAGGCGGTAGAGATATAACTCTTGATGTTCATGCGATTGACGTAAATGGCGATGAAATAGATATCGAGGTACAAGGAAGCTCTGAAGGTGCTCATGTACGCAGACCAAGATTTCATAGTGCCGTAATCGACTCAAGAATGCTTAAAGAAGGAGATGCCTTTAAGATTCTAAAAGATTCTTATGTAATCTTCATTTACAAACATGATAAATTTGGTAAGGGATTACCGATATATAGAGCAGATAGAATTGTTCTTGAAACAGGAGAGCCATTAAATGACGGCTCACACATTATATATGTAAATGGTAAATATAAAGGAAATGATGAAATCGGTATGTTGATGCATGATTTCAATTCAAAGACTTCCGATGGCATGTATTACAAGGAATTAGCCGAAGGTCTACATCATTTCAAGGAAACTGAGGAAGGACGTGATGTTATGTGTGAATCAGTAAAAAAATACGCAGCAGAATTTGCAGAAGAATACAAGACTGAAGACAAAATTGAAACTGTTAAAAATCTTATGACAAATATGAAATGGACTCTTGAACAGACTCTCACTAATATGGGCGTTTCAGACAGAGAGCGTGCAATAATCACTCAGCAACTTCAAAAATAG
- a CDS encoding DUF6033 family protein, giving the protein MEIVSTTSSYISSISAAYKKAYNNTGKVGSQLSISYKESMTNDPLAYYKQLCSKYPNISFRLDDYFNGTNAKGYNLGYNNSMNQVGENFGEMGQCSIEIDISVIEKMMQDPKYEQQANGWIQAFEQNYAGHAADVASSGCSNFCFTIHDFGDGIQTGRTCGFTPFSTEEEVRKMWADEEYQKSVSQVFDKQKADLIEIYLKMTESCILKKDELAPSEQTKEEQRIENISKATQQVEDEYEYAISKHEKIESVDIADVPNDRKGIGLTSFPVSSMTSALVGAYIPKESTEQDPIIQVDYKVNGERHIYNIHVNDVDPTNASDMEMFAYLTYQGYIGNKIPGAINNWDAYKTIRREDELDTYGEFKQLLGEKYFTSTKSNAIAMIERVYSWMKNINHSDAKVQAGWCEDLLAMLSPVNDTLEPFI; this is encoded by the coding sequence ATGGAAATAGTAAGTACAACATCAAGCTATATATCAAGTATAAGCGCTGCTTATAAAAAAGCTTATAACAATACAGGTAAAGTTGGTTCTCAATTGAGCATATCTTATAAAGAATCTATGACCAATGACCCATTAGCGTATTACAAGCAATTGTGTAGCAAATATCCGAATATCTCTTTTCGCTTAGATGATTATTTTAATGGCACAAATGCTAAGGGATATAACCTTGGTTATAATAATAGCATGAATCAGGTGGGTGAAAATTTTGGAGAAATGGGTCAATGTAGTATCGAAATTGATATATCTGTTATTGAAAAAATGATGCAGGATCCTAAATATGAACAACAAGCTAATGGTTGGATTCAGGCATTTGAACAAAATTATGCTGGACATGCTGCCGATGTGGCTAGTTCTGGATGCAGTAATTTTTGCTTTACAATACATGACTTTGGGGATGGAATACAAACAGGTAGAACATGCGGTTTTACACCATTCTCAACAGAGGAAGAAGTAAGAAAAATGTGGGCTGACGAAGAATATCAAAAGTCAGTTAGTCAGGTATTCGATAAACAGAAAGCTGACCTTATCGAAATCTACCTGAAAATGACTGAGAGTTGTATTCTTAAGAAAGATGAGCTTGCACCATCAGAACAGACCAAAGAGGAACAGCGAATTGAAAATATATCAAAAGCAACTCAGCAGGTAGAGGATGAATATGAGTATGCTATTTCGAAACATGAAAAAATTGAGAGTGTTGATATTGCTGATGTGCCAAATGACCGTAAAGGAATTGGATTAACAAGTTTTCCAGTATCTTCTATGACTAGTGCTCTTGTTGGAGCATATATCCCTAAAGAAAGTACAGAGCAAGATCCTATAATCCAAGTAGACTATAAAGTAAACGGAGAACGACATATCTATAACATTCACGTCAATGATGTGGACCCTACAAATGCATCGGATATGGAGATGTTTGCATATTTAACGTATCAAGGATACATTGGTAATAAAATCCCTGGTGCTATCAATAATTGGGATGCATATAAAACTATACGACGCGAAGATGAATTAGATACTTATGGCGAGTTCAAGCAATTACTTGGTGAAAAGTATTTTACTAGCACAAAAAGCAATGCTATTGCCATGATAGAAAGAGTTTATTCTTGGATGAAGAACATAAATCACTCTGATGCCAAGGTTCAGGCTGGATGGTGCGAGGATTTATTAGCAATGCTTAGTCCTGTAAATGATACGCTGGAGCCCTTTATTTAG